Proteins from a genomic interval of Polaribacter sejongensis:
- the hisH gene encoding imidazole glycerol phosphate synthase subunit HisH translates to MKLVIIDYGAGNIKSIQFAFKRLGIDAVLSNNIDEIKAADKVIFPGVGEASSAMKMLQESGLDKVIPTLKQPVLGICLGMQLMCNSSEEGNTKGLGIFDVAIKKFSKAVKVPQMGWNIIYNLKSDLFTGIKEKEFMYLVHSFYAENCEEAIATTDYEFEYASALQKDNFYGTQFHPEKSGLAGEQILKNFLNL, encoded by the coding sequence ATGAAATTAGTAATTATAGATTACGGAGCAGGAAACATAAAAAGTATTCAGTTTGCGTTTAAGAGATTAGGAATTGATGCTGTTTTATCAAATAATATTGATGAAATAAAAGCGGCAGATAAAGTGATTTTTCCTGGTGTTGGAGAAGCAAGTTCAGCAATGAAAATGTTGCAAGAAAGCGGATTAGATAAAGTGATTCCTACTTTAAAACAACCTGTTTTAGGAATTTGTTTAGGAATGCAATTAATGTGTAATTCATCTGAAGAAGGAAATACAAAAGGATTAGGGATTTTTGATGTAGCGATAAAGAAGTTTTCGAAAGCTGTAAAAGTTCCGCAAATGGGCTGGAATATTATTTATAATTTAAAATCAGATTTATTTACAGGAATTAAAGAAAAAGAGTTTATGTATTTGGTGCATAGTTTTTACGCAGAAAATTGTGAAGAAGCCATTGCGACTACAGATTATGAATTTGAATATGCTTCTGCTTTACAAAAAGATAATTTTTATGGTACTCAGTTTCACCCAGAAAAAAGTGGTTTAGCAGGAGAACAGATATTGAAGAACTTCCTAAATTTATAA
- the hisC gene encoding histidinol-phosphate transaminase, which yields MKTDFNINNLVRENIKSLKPYSSARDEYKDANTTEMIFLDANENPFENGVNRYPDPQQNGVKDLLADIKGVSKENILLGNGSDEVLDLIYRAFCEPNKDNVISLPPTYGMYDVLANINAIENREVLLSEGDFQPQVSQILKAADANSKILFLCSPNNPTGISFTAESVRELLTKFKGLVVIDEAYIDFSEQRSWLERLSQFPNLIITQTLSKAFGLAGIRLGVCYASKEIIKILNNIKPPYNVNELTQQRAIVRLQKMDEVENEISQLISERKRLKKELECCVSYIEKVYPSDGNFLLLKVDDATKRYKQLIEYGVVIRNRTTQPLCENCLRISVGICEENQRLLRALKAIQ from the coding sequence ATGAAAACAGACTTTAACATCAATAACTTAGTTAGAGAAAATATAAAATCTCTAAAACCATATTCTTCCGCAAGAGATGAATATAAAGATGCTAATACTACAGAAATGATTTTCTTAGATGCTAATGAAAATCCTTTTGAAAACGGTGTTAATAGATATCCAGACCCACAACAAAACGGTGTAAAAGATTTACTAGCTGATATTAAAGGAGTCAGCAAAGAAAATATTCTTTTAGGAAATGGAAGTGATGAAGTTTTAGATTTAATTTATAGAGCTTTTTGCGAACCTAATAAAGACAATGTAATTTCATTGCCACCTACATACGGAATGTATGATGTGTTGGCAAACATCAATGCCATCGAAAATAGAGAGGTATTGTTAAGTGAAGGTGATTTTCAGCCACAAGTCAGTCAGATTTTAAAAGCAGCTGATGCCAATAGTAAAATTTTGTTTTTGTGTTCTCCAAACAACCCAACAGGAATTAGTTTTACAGCAGAATCGGTTAGAGAATTGCTTACAAAATTTAAAGGATTAGTTGTTATTGATGAAGCGTATATCGATTTTTCTGAACAAAGAAGTTGGTTAGAAAGATTGTCGCAATTTCCTAATTTAATCATTACACAAACTTTATCTAAAGCATTTGGTTTAGCGGGAATTCGCTTAGGAGTTTGTTATGCATCCAAAGAAATTATTAAAATTTTAAATAATATAAAGCCACCTTATAACGTAAATGAATTAACGCAGCAAAGAGCCATTGTAAGATTGCAAAAGATGGATGAAGTTGAGAATGAAATTTCTCAATTAATTAGCGAGAGAAAGCGTCTTAAAAAGGAGTTAGAGTGTTGTGTTAGTTATATAGAAAAAGTATATCCTTCGGATGGTAATTTTTTATTGTTAAAGGTAGATGATGCAACAAAACGTTATAAGCAGTTAATTGAATATGGTGTGGTTATTAGAAACAGAACTACACAACCTTTGTGCGAAAATTGTTTGCGAATTAGTGTGGGGATTTGTGAAGAAAATCAAAGGTTATTAAGAGCTTTAAAGGCAATACAGTAA
- the hisG gene encoding ATP phosphoribosyltransferase, with protein sequence MSNLRIAVQKSGRLNEDSMGILKDIGISIDNGKDQLKASARNFPVEVFYLRNGDIPQYLRDGVVDAAIIGENVLIEKGNDLDFIERLGFSKCKVSIAVPKESEANSLKDLDGKRIATSYPETVRKYLKEYNIEAQLHIINGSVEIAPNIGLADGICDIVSSGSTLFKNGLKEIEVLLKSEAVLAVSPLISDERMAILEKIQFRIQSVLKGRDSKYVLLNAPNEKLDDILNLLPGMRSPTVLPLAQKGWSSVHTVISKNEFWEIIEELKANGAEGILVCPIEKMVL encoded by the coding sequence ATGAGTAATTTAAGAATTGCAGTACAAAAGTCAGGAAGATTAAATGAAGATTCTATGGGTATCTTAAAAGATATCGGAATCTCAATAGACAACGGAAAAGATCAGTTAAAAGCATCCGCAAGAAATTTTCCTGTTGAGGTTTTTTATCTTAGAAATGGAGATATTCCTCAGTATTTAAGAGATGGAGTTGTAGATGCTGCTATTATTGGCGAGAATGTTTTGATAGAAAAAGGAAACGATTTAGACTTTATAGAGCGTTTAGGTTTTTCTAAATGTAAAGTTTCTATAGCTGTACCAAAAGAGTCTGAAGCTAATTCATTAAAAGATTTAGACGGCAAAAGAATTGCTACATCATATCCAGAAACCGTAAGAAAATATTTAAAAGAGTATAATATAGAAGCACAGTTACACATTATTAATGGTTCTGTAGAAATTGCACCAAATATTGGATTAGCAGACGGAATTTGTGATATTGTTTCTAGTGGAAGTACATTATTTAAAAACGGATTAAAAGAGATTGAAGTTCTTTTAAAATCTGAAGCTGTTTTAGCTGTTTCTCCATTAATTTCAGACGAAAGAATGGCTATTTTAGAGAAAATTCAATTCAGAATTCAGTCTGTTTTAAAAGGAAGAGACTCTAAATATGTGTTGCTAAATGCACCTAACGAGAAATTAGATGACATCTTAAATTTATTACCAGGTATGAGAAGTCCTACTGTTTTGCCATTGGCGCAAAAAGGGTGGAGTTCTGTGCACACGGTAATTAGCAAGAATGAATTTTGGGAAATTATAGAAGAGTTAAAAGCAAATGGAGCAGAAGGTATTTTAGTGTGTCCTATTGAAAAAATGGTGCTTTAA
- the hisB gene encoding bifunctional histidinol-phosphatase/imidazoleglycerol-phosphate dehydratase HisB: MSKKVLFIDRDGTLVLEPPVDYQLDSLEKLEYYPKVFRYMARIAEELDFELVMVTNQDGLGTDSFPEDTFWPAQNKVISAFEKEGVVFSEVCIDKTFPHENAETRKPRTGLLTKYFSEEYDLANSFVLGDRITDMELAKNLGAKGIFLSEDPELGADEIETSKQEILDCIALTSTDWKTIYEFLKLEDRVSEITRNTNETKIYIKLNLDGSGKNDISTGVKFFDHMLDQIGRHGAMDLTVKVDGDLEVDEHHTIEDTMIALGELFNKALGNKLGIERYGFCLPMDDCLAQAAVDFGGRPWLVWEADFKREMIGDMPTEMFLHLFKSFTDGARCNLNIKAEGANEHHKIEGIFKAFAKAMKMAVKRDANKMFLPSTKGVL; this comes from the coding sequence ATGAGTAAAAAAGTATTATTTATAGACAGAGACGGAACTTTAGTATTAGAACCGCCTGTAGATTATCAATTAGATAGTCTAGAAAAGTTAGAGTATTATCCGAAGGTGTTTCGTTACATGGCAAGAATTGCCGAGGAACTAGATTTTGAATTGGTGATGGTAACCAATCAAGATGGATTAGGTACAGATTCTTTTCCGGAAGATACTTTTTGGCCAGCACAAAATAAAGTAATATCGGCATTTGAAAAGGAAGGTGTTGTTTTCTCTGAAGTTTGTATCGATAAAACGTTTCCGCATGAAAATGCTGAAACACGTAAACCAAGAACAGGTTTGTTAACCAAGTATTTTTCTGAGGAATATGATTTGGCAAATTCTTTTGTTTTAGGAGATAGAATTACAGACATGGAATTGGCTAAGAATTTAGGCGCAAAAGGAATCTTTTTGTCTGAAGACCCAGAATTAGGTGCAGATGAAATTGAGACTTCTAAGCAAGAAATTTTAGATTGTATTGCTTTAACATCTACCGATTGGAAAACTATTTATGAGTTTTTAAAATTAGAAGATAGAGTTTCTGAAATCACAAGAAATACCAACGAAACGAAGATTTATATCAAATTAAATTTAGACGGTTCTGGTAAAAATGATATTTCTACAGGAGTTAAGTTTTTCGACCACATGTTAGATCAAATTGGTCGTCATGGAGCAATGGATTTAACGGTAAAAGTAGATGGAGATTTAGAGGTTGATGAACATCACACCATAGAGGATACCATGATTGCTTTGGGAGAATTATTCAATAAAGCATTAGGAAATAAATTGGGTATTGAGCGCTATGGATTTTGTTTGCCAATGGACGATTGTTTGGCACAAGCAGCGGTAGATTTTGGCGGAAGACCTTGGTTGGTTTGGGAAGCTGATTTTAAACGTGAAATGATTGGTGATATGCCAACAGAAATGTTTTTACATTTGTTTAAATCGTTTACAGATGGCGCAAGATGTAATTTAAATATTAAGGCAGAAGGCGCAAATGAGCATCATAAAATTGAAGGGATTTTTAAAGCGTTTGCTAAAGCGATGAAAATGGCGGTTAAAAGAGATGCAAACAAAATGTTTTTACCATCAACAAAAGGAGTTTTATAA
- the hisA gene encoding 1-(5-phosphoribosyl)-5-[(5-phosphoribosylamino)methylideneamino]imidazole-4-carboxamide isomerase yields MRIIPAIDIIDGKCVRLTKGDYNTKKIYNENPLEVAKEFEAAGIEYLHVVDLDGAKASQIINHKVLEQIASKTNLKIDFGGGLKSDKDLEIAFNSGANQITGGSIAVKNSEIFESWIEKYGSEKIILGADFYPDATGGKIATNGWQEESSLELIPFIADYHQKGIQYIICTDISKDGMLQGPSFDIYNQILSEVKNVKLIASGGISAFDELPKLAENGCEGVIIGKAIYENKISLKQLEEFIIKK; encoded by the coding sequence TTGAGAATAATACCAGCAATAGATATTATAGACGGAAAATGTGTTCGTTTAACAAAAGGAGATTATAACACAAAGAAAATTTATAATGAAAATCCTTTAGAAGTAGCCAAAGAATTTGAAGCTGCAGGTATCGAGTATTTACATGTGGTAGATTTAGATGGTGCAAAAGCAAGTCAGATTATCAATCATAAAGTATTGGAACAGATTGCTTCTAAAACCAATTTAAAAATTGATTTTGGTGGTGGTTTAAAGTCTGATAAAGATTTAGAAATTGCTTTTAATTCTGGGGCTAATCAAATTACAGGAGGAAGTATTGCTGTAAAAAATAGCGAGATTTTTGAAAGTTGGATTGAAAAATATGGTTCAGAAAAAATTATTTTAGGAGCTGATTTTTATCCTGATGCAACAGGAGGAAAGATTGCAACCAATGGTTGGCAGGAAGAAAGTAGTTTAGAATTGATTCCTTTTATTGCTGATTATCATCAAAAAGGAATTCAGTATATTATTTGTACCGATATTTCTAAAGACGGCATGTTACAAGGACCAAGTTTTGATATTTATAATCAAATTTTATCTGAAGTAAAAAATGTAAAGTTAATTGCTTCTGGTGGAATTTCAGCTTTTGATGAATTGCCTAAATTGGCAGAAAATGGTTGCGAAGGTGTAATTATTGGAAAAGCGATTTATGAGAATAAAATCAGCTTAAAACAGTTGGAAGAATTTATAATTAAAAAATAA
- the hisD gene encoding histidinol dehydrogenase, with protein MNTIINPSRKEWSQILERPTKTVDDIEGVVNEVFADVKENGDAAVKKYTAKFDGVSLENTIVSLDEIEEAISLVSNELKDAIILAKENITKFHTAQKTDKVFVETANGVSCWQEKRPITKVGLYIPGGTAPLFSTVLMLAIPAQIAGCKEIVLCSPPNKEGKIHPAILYAANLCGVTKIIKVGGIQAIAGYTFGTETIPQVYKIFGPGNQYVTVAKQLSTKHGVAIDMPAGPSELLVVADDSANASYVASDLLSQAEHGADSQVILVSTSKEMIAEVAKEIEIQLAKLTRAEIAQKAINNSKSIFVENDEIALELINEYGPEHFIVCTNNNDFYIDNIENAGSVFIGNYTPESAGDYASGTNHTLPTNGFSKSYSGVNLDSFTKSITFQQISKEGIQTIGKSIELMAAAEGLDAHKNAVSIRLKDLK; from the coding sequence ATGAATACAATTATAAACCCATCCAGAAAAGAGTGGTCTCAAATTTTAGAGAGACCCACAAAAACGGTTGATGATATAGAAGGAGTTGTAAATGAGGTTTTTGCTGATGTCAAAGAAAACGGGGATGCAGCTGTAAAGAAATACACCGCAAAATTTGATGGTGTTTCTTTAGAAAATACAATTGTTTCGCTAGATGAAATAGAAGAAGCAATTTCATTAGTTTCTAATGAATTAAAAGACGCTATTATTCTTGCAAAAGAGAATATTACCAAATTTCATACTGCTCAAAAAACCGATAAAGTTTTTGTAGAAACGGCAAACGGAGTTTCTTGTTGGCAAGAAAAAAGACCAATTACTAAAGTTGGTTTGTATATTCCTGGCGGAACAGCACCTTTGTTTTCTACGGTTTTAATGTTGGCAATTCCTGCACAAATTGCAGGTTGTAAAGAAATTGTATTGTGTTCTCCTCCAAATAAGGAAGGTAAAATTCATCCGGCTATTTTGTATGCTGCAAATTTATGCGGAGTTACAAAAATTATAAAAGTTGGCGGAATTCAAGCTATTGCAGGATATACGTTTGGAACAGAAACCATTCCGCAAGTGTATAAAATATTTGGCCCAGGAAATCAGTATGTAACGGTTGCGAAGCAACTGTCTACAAAACATGGTGTTGCTATAGATATGCCTGCAGGTCCAAGTGAATTGTTAGTCGTTGCAGACGATTCTGCAAACGCAAGTTATGTGGCTTCAGATTTGTTAAGTCAAGCTGAACATGGTGCTGATAGTCAAGTTATTTTGGTATCAACATCCAAAGAAATGATTGCTGAGGTTGCCAAAGAAATTGAAATTCAGTTAGCAAAACTAACGAGAGCAGAAATTGCTCAGAAAGCGATCAATAATTCGAAATCTATTTTTGTAGAGAATGATGAAATCGCTTTAGAGTTGATTAATGAGTATGGTCCAGAACACTTTATTGTTTGTACAAATAACAATGATTTTTATATAGATAATATAGAAAATGCAGGTTCTGTTTTTATTGGAAATTATACCCCGGAAAGTGCAGGCGACTATGCTTCAGGAACCAATCATACATTACCAACAAACGGATTTTCTAAATCGTATTCCGGAGTAAATTTAGATAGTTTTACTAAAAGTATTACGTTTCAACAAATTTCTAAAGAAGGAATACAAACTATTGGAAAATCAATAGAATTAATGGCAGCAGCAGAAGGCTTAGATGCACATAAAAATGCAGTTTCTATTCGTTTAAAAGATTTAAAATAA